One genomic window of Marinobacter adhaerens HP15 includes the following:
- the nirD gene encoding nitrite reductase small subunit NirD, which translates to MKPRTRWEAVCTVDDLVPESGIAVWTQDGPVAVFYLPHRLPALFAISHTDPFSGANVLARGITGDLKGEPVVASPLYKQHFSLLTGVCLEDDTVRVKTYPVLLDGNQIRLEVRANQRESIAA; encoded by the coding sequence ATGAAACCACGCACTCGTTGGGAAGCCGTCTGTACCGTAGACGATTTGGTGCCGGAATCCGGCATCGCCGTCTGGACACAGGACGGACCGGTGGCGGTGTTCTATCTGCCGCATAGGCTGCCGGCGCTGTTTGCCATCAGCCATACGGACCCGTTCAGCGGCGCCAATGTACTGGCCCGGGGGATTACCGGGGATCTGAAAGGGGAGCCGGTGGTGGCGTCGCCGTTGTACAAGCAGCATTTCAGTCTGCTTACGGGTGTCTGTCTGGAAGACGATACCGTGCGGGTCAAAACCTATCCGGTGTTGCTGGACGGCAACCAGATCCGCTTGGAAGTACGGGCCAACCAGCGAGAATCCATCGCGGCCTAG
- the nirB gene encoding nitrite reductase large subunit NirB, protein MSKKTLIVIGNGMVGHHFLEQFCASPAAADFEIIVFGEEKQLAYDRVHLSEYFGGSTHADLAMGTLEWYTEQGIQLHLNEQVTGINREDRTLATPRGSYRYDELVLATGSYPFVPPIEGNDRPHCLVYRTLDDLDAIRASSEGARAGVVVGGGLLGLEAANALKSLGLEAHVVEFAPRLMPVQLDADGGALLRHKIEELGVQVHTEKATTAITEGEDARLRMNFSDESFLETDLIVFSAGIRPQDALARASGLAIGERGGIVINNHCTTSDPHVHAIGECALWEQKIFGLVAPGYTMARTLSAALNGDRETAFTGADMSTKLKLLGVDVGSIGDAHAQTPGARNIRFNDEQAGHYRRMVISEDGKTLLGAILVGDNSHYDTLLQYALNGITLPENPETLILPESQGGAPALGPDALPETASICSCHNVTKGDICGAINAGCSDLGSVKAETKASTGCGGCTALLKNVVDSELEKRGVEVSKDLCEHFPYSRQELFHLVKVNGIRTFGTLISQHGRGHGCDICKPAVASILATCWNEHILATDHVPLQDTNDTFMANMQKNGTYSIVPRIPGGEITPDKLIVLGEVAKEYDLYTKITGGQRVDLFGATLSQLPEIWEKLIAAGFETGHAYGKSLRTVKSCVGNTWCRYGVQDSVGMAIRLEDRYKGLRAPHKVKMAVSGCTRECAEAQSKDFGVIATENGWNLYVCGNGGMRPRHADLFATDLSDEELIRTIDRVVMFYVRTADRLQRTSVWMENLEGGLEYLKQVVLEDSLGIGAELEEHMEGIVGTYQCEWKTAVEDPEKRKRFREFVNAPSQSDPVQEWTVERGQRRPVLESA, encoded by the coding sequence ATGAGCAAGAAAACCCTGATCGTGATTGGCAATGGCATGGTTGGCCATCACTTCCTGGAACAATTCTGCGCCAGCCCGGCCGCTGCCGATTTTGAGATCATCGTATTCGGCGAGGAAAAACAGCTGGCCTATGATCGGGTTCACCTGTCGGAGTATTTCGGCGGCTCCACCCACGCCGATCTCGCCATGGGCACGCTGGAGTGGTACACCGAGCAGGGCATCCAGCTGCACCTGAACGAGCAGGTGACCGGCATCAACCGGGAAGATCGCACCCTGGCGACGCCCCGGGGCAGCTACCGGTACGACGAACTGGTTTTGGCCACCGGTTCCTATCCCTTTGTGCCCCCCATCGAGGGCAATGATCGCCCACACTGCCTGGTTTACCGGACCCTGGATGACCTGGATGCCATCCGAGCCAGCTCGGAAGGTGCCCGCGCAGGCGTGGTGGTCGGAGGCGGCCTGCTGGGTCTTGAAGCCGCCAATGCGCTCAAAAGCCTGGGACTGGAAGCCCACGTGGTGGAATTTGCGCCCCGGCTGATGCCGGTCCAGCTGGATGCCGATGGCGGCGCCTTACTGCGCCACAAGATCGAGGAGCTGGGCGTCCAGGTGCATACCGAGAAGGCCACCACGGCGATTACCGAGGGCGAGGACGCCCGGCTGCGCATGAACTTCAGCGACGAGTCCTTTCTGGAAACCGACCTGATCGTCTTTTCCGCCGGCATCCGGCCCCAGGATGCACTGGCCCGGGCCAGTGGCCTGGCCATTGGCGAGCGAGGTGGGATTGTGATCAACAATCACTGCACCACCTCGGACCCCCATGTGCACGCCATCGGCGAATGTGCGCTCTGGGAACAGAAGATTTTCGGCCTGGTCGCACCCGGCTACACCATGGCCCGCACCCTCTCTGCAGCATTGAATGGCGATCGTGAAACTGCCTTCACCGGCGCAGACATGAGCACCAAGCTCAAACTGCTGGGCGTGGATGTGGGTTCCATCGGTGACGCCCACGCCCAGACACCGGGCGCCCGGAACATCCGCTTCAACGATGAGCAAGCCGGCCACTATCGCCGCATGGTGATCAGTGAGGATGGCAAGACCCTGCTGGGCGCCATCCTGGTGGGCGACAACAGCCACTACGACACCCTGCTGCAATACGCCCTCAATGGCATCACCCTGCCGGAGAATCCGGAAACGCTGATCCTGCCGGAAAGCCAGGGAGGGGCGCCGGCCCTGGGACCCGACGCTCTTCCTGAAACCGCCTCAATCTGCTCCTGCCACAACGTCACCAAGGGCGATATCTGCGGTGCCATTAATGCGGGCTGCTCCGACCTTGGCAGCGTCAAGGCCGAGACCAAGGCCAGCACCGGCTGCGGCGGTTGTACGGCGCTCCTGAAGAACGTGGTGGACAGCGAACTGGAAAAGCGCGGCGTGGAAGTCAGCAAGGATCTGTGCGAGCACTTCCCTTACAGCCGCCAGGAGCTGTTCCACCTGGTGAAGGTAAACGGCATACGCACCTTCGGCACACTGATCAGCCAGCACGGTAGAGGCCACGGCTGCGATATCTGCAAACCGGCTGTGGCCTCGATTCTGGCTACCTGCTGGAACGAGCACATCCTGGCCACGGACCACGTGCCGCTGCAGGACACCAACGACACCTTCATGGCCAACATGCAGAAGAACGGTACCTATTCCATCGTGCCGAGGATTCCCGGCGGCGAGATCACCCCGGACAAGCTGATCGTGCTGGGCGAGGTGGCCAAGGAGTACGACCTGTACACCAAGATCACCGGCGGCCAGCGGGTGGATCTGTTCGGTGCCACCCTGAGCCAGCTGCCGGAGATCTGGGAAAAACTGATTGCCGCCGGGTTCGAGACCGGCCATGCCTATGGCAAGTCACTGCGTACCGTGAAGTCCTGCGTTGGCAACACCTGGTGCCGGTACGGCGTTCAGGACAGCGTGGGCATGGCGATTCGCCTCGAGGACCGCTACAAGGGCCTGCGGGCGCCCCACAAGGTAAAGATGGCGGTCTCCGGCTGTACCCGCGAATGCGCCGAAGCCCAGAGCAAAGACTTTGGTGTGATCGCCACGGAGAACGGCTGGAACCTGTATGTCTGCGGCAACGGCGGCATGCGGCCTCGCCACGCCGATCTGTTTGCCACCGACCTGTCGGACGAGGAGCTGATCCGCACCATTGACAGGGTGGTGATGTTCTATGTGCGCACCGCCGACCGGCTGCAGCGCACCAGTGTCTGGATGGAAAATCTGGAGGGTGGTCTGGAGTACCTGAAGCAGGTGGTGCTTGAAGACAGCCTTGGGATTGGCGCGGAGCTGGAGGAGCACATGGAGGGGATTGTTGGGACTTACCAATGCGAGTGGAAGACGGCCGTCGAGGATCCGGAGAAGCGGAAGCGGTTCCGGGAGTTTGTGAATGCGCCTTCGCAAAGCGATCCGGTGCAGGAGTGGACCGTTGAGAGGGGGCAACGGCGGCCTGTGTTGGAGTCTGCGTAG
- a CDS encoding efflux RND transporter permease subunit, producing MFAGIIRHGTLVTVIALIVAILGTAAALRIPVQMIPDLEVRTVTVETSWPGATPQDIEKDILIEQERFLRNVPNLSRMTSTASSGAAEIELEFPFGVNITETLIQINNALSQVPDYPRNVDEPRIVAASFSSNAFMYFRVATLEGNPRELDIELMRDFIEDRVRPRMESVPGVSEVTVGGGADRQMQIIVDESALAQRGLSLVDLRNAIVARNQDISGGEIDSGKRRYLLRTVGRFDDVESLEQLVVRRQGDSVVRLGEVARVQQGHSRIRELSFINGQRVIGLQVRRESGSNVIDIKRAMMDEVAAINQEVLEPAGMTLGLTADDARYVEASVANVWTNLGIGAAFATLVMFLFLRSSRATFAGVVGIPLCAIAAFIGLLITGRTINVISLAGIAFAIGMTVDNSIVVLENIERHRRLGLDRFESALKGVREVWPAVLASTTTTILVFLPILFIEEEAGQLYSDVAIAISAAILASMLVAITIIPTLCARLDFGRRGVTTDEYGNETSGRWSGAAMGAVRWLVNGTVRRLLVMAATVGFSLWVIFVLTPPAEYLPEGEEPKTFAAMSAPPGYNLQEMEAIARQVEDYFLPHVNADGQAYAAGETGVPPMAYLNMQVTPTRIRIIAETLNPRHIEALMDEITRFYEQFPGMRAFAAKGSIISSNDGGTRSINLDISGPDLVSVYGAANAAYQRAEEIFDNPRIQSQPSTLSLAQPLIQIMPDWDRAAELGLGAEGIGFTVASLTEGSYVDDFFLDDEKIDIYVYGSEGRNPSLDSLPDVMVHTPQGATLPLSSLATIEETVDTSTVRRVDGRRTVTLNVIPPEDVPLEAGVERVRTELLQFMRDSGALPANVNVDISGASDQLNATREALTGNFIIAIAIVYLLLVAIFAHWGFPLLIMTAIPLGVAGGIVGLALMNLVGGLLPMIGLQPLRQPFDMITMLGFLILMGTVVNNPILVVDQARQNLRQKGVTVVQAVTAAVQTRLRPIAMTTLTTICGLSPLVFLPGEGTELYRGVGAIVLFGLLGAAIVTVTFLPSLTIFVLGWRERWSRSREV from the coding sequence ATGTTCGCCGGCATTATCCGTCATGGCACTCTGGTTACCGTTATCGCCCTGATCGTTGCCATTCTTGGAACCGCAGCGGCGCTCCGGATTCCGGTTCAGATGATTCCGGACCTGGAAGTGCGTACCGTCACCGTTGAAACCAGCTGGCCGGGTGCGACGCCCCAGGACATCGAGAAGGACATACTGATTGAGCAGGAACGGTTCCTGCGCAATGTTCCGAACCTGAGCCGGATGACTTCCACCGCATCCAGCGGAGCGGCGGAGATCGAGCTGGAGTTCCCGTTCGGGGTGAATATCACCGAGACCCTTATCCAGATCAACAATGCCCTGAGCCAGGTCCCTGATTACCCGAGAAACGTCGATGAGCCGCGCATAGTGGCGGCATCTTTCTCATCCAATGCGTTCATGTATTTCCGTGTCGCTACCCTGGAGGGCAATCCCCGCGAGCTGGACATCGAGCTTATGCGCGATTTCATCGAGGATCGCGTCCGGCCAAGGATGGAGAGTGTGCCGGGGGTTTCCGAGGTTACCGTTGGCGGTGGCGCCGACCGGCAGATGCAGATCATTGTGGACGAATCCGCCCTGGCCCAGCGCGGCCTGAGCCTGGTGGATCTGCGCAACGCAATCGTGGCCCGTAACCAGGACATTTCCGGCGGCGAGATCGACTCTGGCAAGCGCCGGTATCTGTTGCGCACGGTCGGGCGCTTTGACGACGTTGAATCCCTGGAACAGCTGGTGGTACGCCGGCAGGGTGACAGCGTGGTGCGCCTTGGTGAGGTGGCCCGGGTTCAGCAGGGCCATTCCCGGATCCGGGAGCTGTCCTTTATCAACGGACAGCGGGTGATTGGCCTGCAGGTGCGCCGTGAAAGCGGCTCCAACGTCATTGATATCAAGCGCGCGATGATGGACGAAGTGGCCGCCATCAACCAGGAGGTGCTGGAGCCGGCGGGCATGACGCTGGGCCTGACCGCAGACGATGCCCGTTACGTGGAAGCCTCGGTGGCCAATGTCTGGACCAACCTGGGGATTGGCGCCGCCTTCGCAACCCTGGTGATGTTCCTGTTTCTGAGGTCCAGCCGGGCCACGTTTGCCGGGGTGGTGGGCATACCGCTGTGTGCCATAGCCGCGTTTATCGGACTGCTGATCACCGGCCGCACCATCAACGTGATCTCTCTGGCCGGTATCGCCTTTGCCATCGGCATGACGGTGGACAACAGCATCGTGGTGCTGGAGAACATCGAGCGACACCGGCGTTTGGGGCTGGACCGTTTCGAATCGGCCCTCAAGGGCGTGCGTGAAGTCTGGCCGGCGGTGCTGGCGTCCACCACCACAACCATCCTGGTGTTCCTGCCGATCCTGTTTATCGAGGAAGAGGCGGGCCAGCTGTATTCCGACGTAGCCATTGCCATCTCTGCTGCCATTCTCGCCTCCATGTTGGTGGCAATCACCATCATACCCACCCTCTGCGCCCGGCTGGATTTCGGCCGCCGGGGCGTGACCACCGATGAATACGGCAACGAAACCTCGGGTCGCTGGAGCGGGGCCGCCATGGGGGCGGTGCGATGGCTGGTGAATGGCACGGTGCGCCGGCTTCTGGTGATGGCAGCCACCGTCGGCTTCAGCCTGTGGGTGATTTTTGTGCTGACCCCGCCCGCCGAATACCTGCCGGAAGGCGAGGAGCCCAAGACCTTTGCCGCCATGTCGGCGCCGCCGGGTTACAACCTGCAGGAGATGGAAGCCATTGCCCGCCAGGTGGAAGACTACTTCCTGCCCCACGTGAACGCGGACGGCCAGGCCTACGCCGCGGGCGAAACCGGCGTGCCGCCCATGGCCTATCTCAACATGCAGGTAACGCCTACCAGGATCCGGATCATCGCCGAGACCCTGAATCCAAGGCACATCGAAGCCCTGATGGACGAGATCACCCGGTTCTATGAACAGTTCCCGGGCATGCGCGCCTTCGCGGCCAAGGGCTCCATCATCTCCAGCAACGACGGTGGCACCCGTAGTATCAACCTGGACATTTCCGGGCCAGATCTGGTGTCGGTTTACGGCGCTGCGAACGCTGCCTATCAGCGCGCCGAGGAAATCTTCGATAACCCCCGCATCCAGAGCCAGCCCTCCACGCTGTCCCTGGCACAGCCGCTGATCCAGATCATGCCTGACTGGGATCGTGCCGCGGAACTTGGCCTTGGCGCTGAAGGCATTGGCTTTACCGTGGCCTCCCTGACCGAGGGCAGCTACGTCGACGATTTCTTCCTGGACGACGAAAAGATCGATATCTACGTCTACGGCAGCGAGGGTCGCAACCCGTCACTGGACAGTTTGCCGGATGTCATGGTGCACACCCCCCAGGGTGCTACCCTGCCGCTCTCCAGCCTGGCTACCATCGAGGAAACCGTCGATACCAGCACGGTCCGCCGGGTGGATGGTCGCCGCACCGTGACTCTGAATGTGATTCCCCCGGAAGACGTACCGCTCGAAGCCGGCGTGGAGAGGGTGCGCACGGAACTGTTGCAGTTCATGCGGGACAGCGGCGCATTGCCCGCGAATGTGAACGTGGATATCTCCGGCGCCAGCGACCAGTTGAATGCCACCCGGGAGGCACTGACCGGCAATTTCATCATTGCCATTGCCATCGTCTACCTGCTGCTGGTGGCCATCTTCGCGCACTGGGGATTCCCGCTGCTCATCATGACCGCAATACCGCTTGGCGTGGCCGGTGGCATTGTGGGCCTGGCCCTGATGAACCTGGTCGGTGGCCTGCTGCCCATGATCGGCCTCCAGCCTCTGCGACAACCCTTCGACATGATTACCATGCTGGGCTTTCTGATCCTGATGGGAACCGTGGTGAATAACCCGATCCTGGTGGTGGACCAGGCCCGGCAGAACCTGCGTCAGAAAGGCGTTACCGTAGTACAAGCCGTCACCGCCGCCGTCCAGACCCGTCTGCGCCCGATTGCCATGACCACCCTGACCACCATCTGCGGCCTCTCGCCCCTGGTGTTCCTGCCCGGCGAAGGCACCGAGCTCTATCGGGGCGTGGGAGCTATCGTTCTGTTTGGCCTGCTTGGGGCCGCGATTGTAACCGTGACCTTCCTGCCGTCACTGACCATCTTTGTTCTTGGCTGGCGGGAGCGTTGGAGTCGCTCCAGAGAGGTTTAG
- a CDS encoding efflux RND transporter periplasmic adaptor subunit: MGNAIRTLHGVLLSVCSLFPLFAAAQDLPGVQLETVSSEDIVQEVTLNGTVNALRVSGMSAAVAGLLDEVRVETGDRVSRGDVLVALDDEMVTWELAAARAEAEEARSRLEEARRRLREARSVGAGRNIAATEVSARESAVAANEATLARLEAARQQVEVMAGRHRVTAPFDGVVSERFRDLGEWVTPGDQLLTLVDTENLRLDFQVPQAFFKRIDDNSRLLVQNDEELSQATIDVLVPINDPQSRTFLLRAIKPDTLKLLPGMAVQAVLRVTTGERGLTVSRDAINRYPEGRTTVWIAEPADEETWTVKEKRVRLGTGFEGRVEIISGLETGQRVVVRGNESLSEGISVRIAERESR; the protein is encoded by the coding sequence GTGGGTAATGCTATCAGGACCCTGCACGGGGTCTTATTGTCTGTCTGCAGTCTGTTTCCTCTGTTCGCCGCGGCTCAGGATTTACCCGGCGTTCAGTTGGAGACAGTGTCTTCCGAGGACATTGTTCAGGAAGTCACCCTGAACGGGACGGTAAACGCCCTTCGTGTCTCAGGCATGTCCGCGGCGGTAGCCGGCCTCCTGGACGAGGTTCGGGTGGAAACCGGTGATCGGGTTTCCCGGGGTGATGTGCTGGTTGCGCTGGATGATGAAATGGTGACCTGGGAGCTGGCGGCCGCCAGGGCCGAGGCTGAGGAGGCCCGAAGCCGGTTGGAGGAAGCCCGGCGGAGACTGCGCGAGGCCAGGTCTGTGGGTGCGGGCCGTAATATTGCAGCAACGGAAGTCAGTGCCCGGGAGAGTGCGGTTGCCGCCAATGAAGCCACCCTGGCCCGCCTGGAAGCTGCCCGGCAGCAGGTTGAAGTCATGGCTGGCCGTCACCGTGTGACCGCGCCCTTCGATGGCGTGGTCAGCGAGCGCTTTCGGGATCTCGGGGAATGGGTAACCCCGGGTGACCAGCTGCTGACGCTGGTGGATACCGAAAACCTGCGACTGGATTTCCAGGTGCCCCAGGCCTTTTTCAAGCGCATCGACGACAACAGCCGGCTGTTGGTGCAGAACGACGAGGAACTGAGCCAGGCCACCATCGATGTCCTGGTGCCGATCAACGACCCCCAGTCCAGAACCTTTCTTCTCCGAGCGATAAAACCGGACACCCTGAAGCTGCTTCCTGGCATGGCGGTGCAGGCGGTACTGCGGGTCACCACCGGGGAGCGAGGCTTGACGGTTTCCCGCGACGCCATCAACCGTTATCCCGAAGGACGGACCACGGTATGGATCGCCGAGCCGGCGGATGAAGAGACCTGGACCGTTAAGGAAAAGCGGGTGCGTCTCGGCACAGGTTTTGAGGGGCGGGTTGAGATAATCAGCGGTCTTGAGACCGGCCAGCGTGTCGTGGTTCGTGGTAATGAGTCCCTGAGTGAGGGTATCAGCGTGCGCATTGCCGAACGGGAGAGCCGCTGA